CAGGGCCAAGAATCCACTTGGGGGTCATTAGGAGCCAGGAGTTTGGCTTCAGATAATCCCCCCGTGAGTCCCCCAGAGCTGGACGTTCTGCCCGGGTAATCCAGCCGTGAGTCCCTGAGAGCCGGGCACTCTGCTGCGGACAATCCACAGCGCAGGCGATCCACCCAGGGCCACCAACAGCGGGTCATATCCACCATCCACCACCCTCTGCCCGTCCCCTTCCAGACCGGGCTCCCTCCGGGGCCCTGACGGACCGCCTCATTTCTGCCATTGCAGGGCCATGGAGGGGGCGTTGCTTTCCGCGAACCAGAGCGCCAATGACTCCAGCGACTCGGGCTACAGGTGCCAGTTCAATGAGGACTTCAAGTACATCCTGCTGCCCGTGTCCTACGGCCTGGTGTGCACAGTGGGGCTGGGCCTCAATGCGGTGGCCCTCTACGCCTTCCTGGTCCGCATCAAGACCTGGAACGCCTCCACCACCTACATGTTTCACCTGGCCATATCCGACACCCTGTACGTGGTGTCCCTTCCGCTGCTGGTCTACTATTATGCCAGCGGAGACCACTGGCCCTTCGGCAAGGGGCTGTGCAAGCTGGTGCGCTTCCTCTTCTACACCAACCTGTACGGCAGCATCCTGTTCCTCCTGTGCATCAGCGTCCACCGCTTCCTGGGCATCTGCTACCCGCTGCGCTCGCTGCAGTGGGGCCACGTGCGGTACGCCCGCCGCGTGGCCGCCGCCGTGTGGCTGCTGGTGGCCGCCTGCCAGGCCCCGGTGCTGTTCTTCGTGACAACCACAGAGCGCGGCCCCCGCGTCACCTGCCACGACACCTCGAGGCCGGACCTGTTCGGGGCCTTTGTGGTCTACAGCTCGGTCATGCTGGTGCTGCTCTTTGCCGGACCCTTCCTGACCATCCTGGCCTGCTACGCCCTCATGGTCCGCCGGCTGCTCCAGCCCACCCGCGGGCTGGTTCGCCTGGCGCGCTCCAAACGCCGGTCGATCAAGATGATCGCCGTGGTCCTCCTGGTCTTCGTGGTCTGCTTCCTGCCCTTTCACATCACCCGCACCCTCTACTACGCCTTCCGCTCCCTCGACCTCAGCTGCTCGACCCTCAACGCCATCAATCTGGCCTACAAGGTGACGCGCCCGTTGGCCAGCGCCAACAGCTGCCTGGACCCGGTGCTCTACTTCCTGGCCGGCCAGTGGCGGGTCAAGGTAGCTGGCGGTACCCGGCAGTCCCCGACCGACCCCACGCTCACCCTCCAGGGACAAGGCAGCCCAGCCGGTCCCCAGCCCGAGGCCAAGGACGCCCAGCTCTAGCCCCACCCTTGGGAGGGTGGACGCAGCCACCCGATGCCCGCGCCGGGTAGGAAGTCCACTGAAGGAAGACAGGGCCCCACACTGTGGGAGGCGGcaatgggcgggggtgggggggggcaggtctTTGGAGCCCCTCGTGGCCCCGGTCCGGAGGATCCGGACGCCTCCAAGCCCCAGGTCCGAGAGACTCCCCacggggaagcggtgtggcctactggatagagcacaggcctgggagtcggaaggccctgggttctaatcctggctctgccacttgtctgctgtgtgaccttgggtaagtcgcttcacttgtctgtgcctcagttacctcatctgtaaaatgaggattaagattgtgagcactctgtgggacatggatcgtgtccaacctgagagaagcagcgtggctcagtgcaaagagccctggtttaggagtcagaggtcacgggttcgaatcccacctctgccacttctgctgtgtgaccgtgggcaagtcacttaactcctctgggcctcagttccctcatctataaaatggggattaagactgtgaacctcacgtgggacaacctgattatcctgtatctaccccagcgcttagaacagtgctctgcacatagttaagcgctaaacaaataccaacatcattattattattattattagcttgtatctgtcccagcgcttagaacaatgcccggcatataggaagcgcttaacaaataccacagttattattattattagttctgccCGGTGGCCAGGCTCAGCAGCAGGTTCCATTTCTGGGGGCAGGTCCCCAGGAATCAGCAAGGGGtctgccccaacccctcctcccaacccctgcccctaGGGCAACCCGGGCATACACCCACTCTAGGATCCATACAGCTTGCCTGGGCAGAGGTAGGCAGAGACCCAATGTACTGGGGATGGAGtggatggggagaggtgagaaTACAAAAAccacactctttctccctctctctctctctctctctctctctctctctctctcacacacacacacacacatacacacgcacaaatTTGGACGTTGCAGATGAGAAAGAACCCGAGTGACTGGAGCTGTCAGAGTCAGAAAGAGCTAATCTGGGCAGGCTCTCTGAAGGAGCCACCTTCCTCTGACAGAGGACAGAGGCTCCGACCCCAACCCTCGAGCAGCAAAGTGGAGCCCTTCATCCCCTGGTGCAGGAGATACTGTGTGTCCTCTCTGATGGCCTCAAAGGATCGTTGACAGCTCATCGACTGGGATTGATGGTGCCATTCTgcatggaggcaggggaatggacaagACACCCTCTGGAGGGCCTCCTCCAGCCTTGAGAGCGAACATGGCACCTCATCCTGGAAAGacgttgagggggagggggagggacgtgGGCAGTACCAGCTCTGGCTACCAGGATGTGGCGAAAGGAAGA
This sequence is a window from Ornithorhynchus anatinus isolate Pmale09 chromosome 20, mOrnAna1.pri.v4, whole genome shotgun sequence. Protein-coding genes within it:
- the LOC100088651 gene encoding P2Y purinoceptor 2-like isoform X2 — encoded protein: MEGALLSANQSANDSSDSGYRCQFNEDFKYILLPVSYGLVCTVGLGLNAVALYAFLVRIKTWNASTTYMFHLAISDTLYVVSLPLLVYYYASGDHWPFGKGLCKLVRFLFYTNLYGSILFLLCISVHRFLGICYPLRSLQWGHVRYARRVAAAVWLLVAACQAPVLFFVTTTERGPRVTCHDTSRPDLFGAFVVYSSVMLVLLFAGPFLTILACYALMVRRLLQPTRGLVRLARSKRRSIKMIAVVLLVFVVCFLPFHITRTLYYAFRSLDLSCSTLNAINLAYKVTRPLASANSCLDPVLYFLAGQWRVKVAGGTRQSPTDPTLTLQGQGSPAGPQPEAKDAQL
- the LOC100088651 gene encoding P2Y purinoceptor 2-like isoform X1, whose product is MEGALLSANQSANDSSDSGYRCQFNEDFKYILLPVSYGLVCTVGLGLNAVALYAFLVRIKTWNASTTYMFHLAISDTLYVVSLPLLVYYYASGDHWPFGKGLCKLVRFLFYTNLYGSILFLLCISVHRFLGICYPLRSLQWGHVRYARRVAAAVWLLVAACQAPVLFFVTTTERGPRVTCHDTSRPDLFGAFVVYSSVMLVLLFAGPFLTILACYALMVRRLLQPTRGLVRLARSKRRSIKMIAVVLLVFVVCFLPFHITRTLYYAFRSLDLSCSTLNAINLAYKVTRPLASANSCLDPVLYFLAGQWRVKMRKNPSDWSCQSQKELIWAGSLKEPPSSDRGQRLRPQPSSSKVEPFIPWCRRYCVSSLMASKDR